The Cryptomeria japonica chromosome 6, Sugi_1.0, whole genome shotgun sequence genomic interval TTAGGTTtatgttttttctcttttttctttttgtatttATAGGCTGATGTAGGGGTTTCGGGCGCACAAATTGCTCGAGGATTCAATGGTTTGCAACCTGGAGGAGAGCAGATCCAAATACAGGTTCCAAACAATAAGGTGGGCATTTGGGTTTACACCCATTTTTGCAGGAAATTGTTCATTTGTACTTTATGTGTTcagtttttgaaatttgttttataCTTTGCAGGTGGGTTTGATCATTGGCAAGGGAGGTGAGACTATTAAAAATCTTCAAAGTAGGTCTGGAGCTCGTGTTCAGGTGGGCATGAGGCTTGATTTGAATTTCTGAAATAAATGATTAGTTGGAAAATAAGTGATAACGTCAACTCATGTATGATATGTTTGTTTCAGTTGATCCCATTGCACTTGCCCGAGGGAGATACATCTACAAGTAGAACTCTACAGTTGACTGGCAATGCTAATCAAATAGAGGCTGCTCAGGAGATGATCAAGGATATCACTAGTGAGGTGCGTCAATCAACTTGTTTTCTTGTCTCTGTTTTATGCACAGAGGTTGAGATGCACTATTTATAGGAATTCAAAATATTGAACCTTTTAGTGATTGAATTTTATCAAAGTATTGGCTCTATCTCAATAGCTAGCTGTATTAGTCATATCTATCATTATCTGTTTTATTACAACAATCCAACCAATGTGCGGGACAGTTGTATCATTAGCATGCAGTTTGTTGCTTTCTATTTGTTTGTCATGTTATTTTGGTGCACATTTCAATTTTTCACAGCTAAGAGTACCTGAAGGTATCTTTCATTATGTGGAAAACTTGTTACTTAAATATGCCTTTTATCAACTATGCATAAGAAATAGGTATCAACTTTAATATGCAGTCATTAAGATTGATAGCTCATCATTAAAATATATACTGGAATAACGGGATCTCGACCACCAGGGGACAGTTGACTTATTACCAATGTGACTAGGCAGCAGATTGGACTAGGCTGGCCCCTGACTTGTTTTTGTAACCCTGGCTATGATCTAAATTCAGATATTGTCGTGTGGGTGGACTACTTTATTCATAACTAGTGGTAATCTTCATTAGCTTGTTTAGTGCCACCCTTGTTTGGTAGGGTGCAGTGTCAGAGCTTGCTTCTGTGCTCAAAGTGCCTTGTAGAGCTCCAAATCTGTCTTTCAAATCTTGTTATGCTGTATTTTTTCTTGTCTGTGATTTAATTTCACAATCAAAATGCACTCACAACTGAAGGAGGAGGCATCCCCGCTGATGATTAGCTGCAAGGCCACAGTTCTGCCAAAAAGGTGAGTATTTTATGCAGCTTAACTTTTGCTTCATCATGCAGCAGATGAAACTCAGTTTTGGCAGTGTAGGATGGAATGTCAGTGCATCTAAAGCCTGGATGTAAAAAAATTTCTTGTCTGAAATTTCGGTGAAGTTTAAAATTGCAAGGCCTAGATTTTTTGGCTAATGATTGTAGAATGGTTTATTTCTATATCAAGTTTTCTTATTCATTATGATCATTGCATTATGACTAAGTTAATTTCTTTGCAGAATCGTTTCAAAGGCTCACCTATGATGGCGCTTCCCAATCAGCAAGGCTATGGCCCACGTGGTCCCGCTGCACAGTGGGCCCCCAGAGGGCCACCACCAGTGCAGTATCCAGGTTATGGTTATGGACATCAGCAGCAGGGAACTTTGCCCTATCCTGGGTTATCCCAGTACCAATCCCAACCATATGGCAGTTACCCATCACAGCCTCCTAATGGCACTGGACAGGATCAATGGGCTCCTGCACCTGCTCAAGCACAACAACAAACTGGAGAGTATGACTACTATGGACAACAAGTGCAGACAGGGACACCATCAACTGAGGTTAACTATGGATATGGGCAAGCACAAGGCGGAGGGTATGGAGTTCCAGGCATATATGGGCAACAAGTGGCATCTCAGCAAAGCTATGCTCAAGGATATGGGGATCAAGGGTCATCCCAGCAGGTTTACCGACAGCAAGGAAATGATGAAGGTTATGATCAGCAAGGGAATCCTCAACAAGGGTATGTTCAGCAAGGAAATCCTCAACAAGTGTATGTTCAACAAGGAAATCCTCAACAAGGGTATGTCCAGCCAGGGAATTCTGAGCAAGAGTATGCCCAGCAAGTTGGACCTCCTGGAGTCTCTGGATCAGAAGCAGTGTCACAGACGGGACCTCCCACAGGAACTTATGGAAGACAGAGTTCTTCTCAGAAAGGATTTTTTGAACAAGGCTATGGAACTCCAGGGCTTTCTCATGTGCCACATGGTTTAAAGCAAGGGTATCCACAGGAAGGGAATGGGGTGTCAGGAGTTTCTAATGATGGACATAATCAACAGTCATCTCCTAAGCCTGGGTACGAACAGAAGGGAACTCAGTCTGGGTACGGCCAACCCTTATCAGCGCACCCTTCTTATGGACAGAATATACCATCTCAATCAAGTTATGGACAGCAATCATCATCTCAGCCAGCATATGTACAGCAGAGTATAACTCAGCCAGGCTATGCTCAACAGGCCTCAGCACAGTCTGGGTACAGCCAACAGGTACCAACTCAAATTGGTACTGCACTCAAGGAATCCTCTCAAACCTATGAGCAAGAGGGATTATCTCAGCCAGTCCAAGTGAAACAAGAGTCTTCTCAGGTTGCTTCTGGACAAAATATACCCCCTTATCCTGGATATGAGCAACACAAAGCCAGTCAGAAGGCATATGAGTGATCTACAGAAGGAGGATTTGATTAGCACACATTCGGCAATTACATTACAGATGATCTCTCTGGAAATGGATTTTGTAATTGTGGTTAAAGATTGAATAGGGAAAGGACATGGGATTTGTTAGAAAGCCTTAAAAGAAACTTTCTGAGGGTAAACTTTCTTTTAGTCTGATGGTTGATAAGCTGCAGAGTTTATGGTAATGTTTATTTATGTAAGGAGGGTTCTCGACTCAAATTGCTTATTCTTGACTTGACCTTTTTTGTAGCTTGCTATTTTTGCCAAGCTTATTTGATATGATGTTCATGCAATTGAATATTGTAGAGGATTTTTTCGTGCATATTTTTAGCTTTTTATGACTTTGCTTGTATTGTTTTCCAATGAGGAAGGAATAATAATTTGTTATACATCTGCGTGGTTCCCTAAGTCTAATATTGAATATGTTTCCGGAAATGCTGATTTGTTGCAACTTACTCTTTGTCAAAATGCCATAAAATAACTTCCATTTAATATTGTAATTTTTAACTTGCTGGGCTGTATTACGTGTTAAGGTAGATATTTGACATTTAGTTTTATTATGTAATGAGGAGATTTTGCATTATTTCCAGATAAGTTCGATGGAACTTTTTTAGTCATGGATGTCAATTCTTGTATGGACTACTGGAATTGCGTATGTGGTGAAGCTTGAAAGCGTATGTCCTTACATTTAGTATCTAGGGCGGCTACGCTGGCTAGACAGATGGTAGTGTTCACAATGTATGAGCTATTTTATAAGTAATGCATTATCATTGTGTTGCAAGTTGtcttaattttttaatgaattttctATGTAGTGATATTAATATAATCAACATACTTTCAGAATTGTAGTAATTATCATTAGTGGATTTTGTTGAGGCCACAGtaatgatgaagataggttttatGCAATCATGTAGAAAATGGAAGGATGAAAATTAGCGTTTAGAATTAATCTAAGATACCTGTAGATGCAACAAGCAATCTTGTCTTTATCTGCATGGAGGAACTGATCGATGGCAATCATGGCTTTGTATTTCGggacaaaagattttatgctttcTAAATTTTAATTAGAGGAGGAAATTATAGACTTGTTCAACACTTACAGCGCTTGCTGCTGTTTATATAGATATCCTTTTGGATGCTTCTGCTACTATGGACAATTTGAATGGAAAGTTCTAGCTTTGCTCCGAGTAAATGGTTTTTCTTGCACACAGAAAAT includes:
- the LOC131072223 gene encoding uncharacterized protein LOC131072223, which gives rise to MASSNNYKRKMEGSENGGRKTGFSDGPPAMDEVEIAKQRAQEIVARLVNTAEAKRPRIEDESARTATEPKPPSQSIQNLQYGDLSSMAQQNQSSNFQGSSRKFDVPNPKVGLLIGKGGETIKYLQQNSGCKIQITRDADADPFSPTREIELIGPLDRINKAEQLIKDIIAQADVGVSGAQIARGFNGLQPGGEQIQIQVPNNKVGLIIGKGGETIKNLQSRSGARVQLIPLHLPEGDTSTSRTLQLTGNANQIEAAQEMIKDITSENRFKGSPMMALPNQQGYGPRGPAAQWAPRGPPPVQYPGYGYGHQQQGTLPYPGLSQYQSQPYGSYPSQPPNGTGQDQWAPAPAQAQQQTGEYDYYGQQVQTGTPSTEVNYGYGQAQGGGYGVPGIYGQQVASQQSYAQGYGDQGSSQQVYRQQGNDEGYDQQGNPQQGYVQQGNPQQVYVQQGNPQQGYVQPGNSEQEYAQQVGPPGVSGSEAVSQTGPPTGTYGRQSSSQKGFFEQGYGTPGLSHVPHGLKQGYPQEGNGVSGVSNDGHNQQSSPKPGYEQKGTQSGYGQPLSAHPSYGQNIPSQSSYGQQSSSQPAYVQQSITQPGYAQQASAQSGYSQQVPTQIGTALKESSQTYEQEGLSQPVQVKQESSQVASGQNIPPYPGYEQHKASQKAYE